A genomic region of Gadus macrocephalus chromosome 5, ASM3116895v1 contains the following coding sequences:
- the LOC132457480 gene encoding LOW QUALITY PROTEIN: cyclic pyranopterin monophosphate synthase-like (The sequence of the model RefSeq protein was modified relative to this genomic sequence to represent the inferred CDS: inserted 2 bases in 1 codon), with the protein MYLTPPTTPSHILKHAHGLRVARTRPASGTHKPRVPTPRAASLSVPRGIPVPACYFRTAKPPSPPTTASDCTTDPPPAPRQGQAQVPPQAESPGAARADAGGAAATAARLTHTDVDGRAAMVDVGGKAPTXATILLGAAAFRLLRDNQLAKGDVLAVAQLAGVMASKRTAELIPLCHPLPLDHASVGLELDPARHAVVVTASCRTTGRTGVEMEALTAVAVAALTLYDMCKAVSHDIVITEVQLVHKTGGKRDFQNIYI; encoded by the exons ATGTATCTAACTCCCCCAACAACGCCTTCACACATTCTCAAGCACGCCCACGGCCTGCGAGTGGCACGGACACGGCCCGCCTCAGGTACGCACAAACCTCGGGTTCCCACGCCGCGCGCAGCCTCTCTCTCGGTACCCCGGGGTATTCCGGTTCCGGCATGCTACTTCAGAACAGcaaagcccccctcccctccaaccACAGCCTCAGATTGTACCACAGACCCGCCTCCAGCCCCCCGCCAAGGTCAAGCCCAGGTCCCGCCCCAGGCCGAGAGCCCCGGAGCAGCCCGCGCGGACGCGGGCGGCgctgccgccaccgccgcccggCTGACGCACACAGACGTGGACGGCCGCGCCGCGATGGTGGACGTGGGGGGGAAGGCGCCCAC CGCCACCATTCTCCTGGGCGCCGCCGCCTTCCGCCTGCTGCGGGACAACCAGCTGGCCAAGGGCGACGTGCTGGCCGTGGCGCAGCTGGCAGGCGTCATGGCCTCCAAGCGCACGGCGGAGCTCATCCCCCTCTGCCACCCGCTGCCCCTGGACCACGCCTCGGTGGGCCTGGAGCTGGACCCGGCGCGCCACGCCGTGGTGGTCACCGCCAGCTGCCGCACCACGGGCCGCACCGGCGTGGAGATGGAGGCGCTGACGGCGGTGGCCGTGGCGGCGCTGACCCTGTACGACATGTGCAAGGCGGTGAGCCACGACATCGTCATCACGGAGGTGCAGCTGGTCCACAAGACGGGCGGGAAGCGGGACTtccaaaatatttacatttaa